One Micromonospora sp. WMMD812 genomic window carries:
- a CDS encoding IucA/IucC family siderophore biosynthesis protein, translated as MTVADPAAHLTPAHWDRANRLLVRKALAELTHERLITPVPAEAPAAVAADAPASAGASAGDHRRWYVVRSDDGTVTYRFAARLFALEHWQIDAESITRQRDVADLPLDAVDLVIELRETLGLSARVLPVYLEEITSTLAGTAYKLGRPPTPAAELARADFQTIETSMTEGHPCFVANNGRLGFGLDEYHRYAPEAARPVRLIWLAAHRDHAAFSCAADLDYDTLVRGELGAETLDRFADTMTGLGLDLADYLLIPVHPWQWWNKLSVTFAGEVAQRRLVHLGPGPDEHLAQQSIRTFFNVTDPARHYVKTALSVLNMGFMRGLSAAYMAATPAINDWLADLIAADEVFKDTGLTVIRERAAVGYRHRQYEAATDRYSPYRKMLAALWRESPVPGLEPGRRLATMASLLHVDTDGGSLAAALVDRSGLAPEEWLRRYLDAYLTPLLHAFYAYDLAFMPHGENVILVLDDRDTVERVIFKDIAEEIVVMSADRPLPPAVERIRADVPEDMKLLSIFTDVVDCFLRHLAAVLVEAGTLTEEAFWRTAAACAADYLDGVPQLAERARRYDLFAPEFALSCLNRLQLRDNQQMVDLADPSAALQLVGTLTNPLARYAPEAVRRTRM; from the coding sequence GTGACCGTCGCCGACCCCGCCGCCCACCTCACGCCGGCGCACTGGGACCGGGCGAACCGGTTGCTGGTCCGCAAGGCGCTCGCGGAGCTCACCCACGAGCGGCTGATCACCCCCGTGCCCGCCGAAGCGCCCGCCGCCGTCGCCGCCGACGCGCCCGCCTCCGCCGGAGCGTCGGCCGGGGACCACCGCCGCTGGTACGTGGTCCGCAGCGACGACGGTACGGTGACGTACCGGTTCGCCGCCCGGCTGTTCGCCCTGGAGCACTGGCAGATCGACGCCGAGAGCATCACCCGGCAGCGCGACGTCGCGGATCTTCCGCTCGACGCGGTCGACCTGGTCATCGAGCTGCGCGAGACGCTCGGGCTCTCCGCCCGGGTCCTCCCCGTCTACCTGGAGGAGATCACCTCCACGCTGGCCGGCACCGCGTACAAGCTGGGCCGTCCGCCGACTCCCGCGGCGGAGCTGGCCCGGGCCGACTTCCAGACCATCGAGACCTCGATGACCGAGGGCCACCCCTGCTTCGTCGCCAACAACGGCCGCCTCGGCTTCGGCCTCGACGAGTACCACCGCTACGCCCCCGAGGCGGCCCGGCCGGTCCGGCTTATCTGGCTGGCCGCGCACCGCGACCACGCGGCGTTCAGCTGCGCCGCCGACCTCGACTACGACACCCTGGTCCGGGGCGAGCTGGGCGCGGAAACCCTGGACCGGTTCGCCGACACGATGACCGGGCTCGGCCTCGACCTCGCCGACTACCTGCTGATCCCGGTCCACCCCTGGCAGTGGTGGAACAAGCTCTCGGTCACGTTCGCCGGCGAGGTCGCCCAGCGCCGGCTGGTCCACCTCGGCCCCGGCCCCGACGAGCACCTCGCCCAGCAGTCCATCCGCACCTTCTTCAACGTCACCGACCCGGCCCGGCACTACGTCAAGACCGCGCTCTCGGTGCTCAACATGGGCTTCATGCGGGGCCTGTCGGCCGCGTACATGGCGGCCACGCCGGCCATCAACGACTGGCTCGCCGACCTGATCGCCGCCGACGAGGTCTTCAAGGACACCGGGCTCACCGTCATCCGGGAGCGGGCCGCGGTCGGCTACCGGCACCGCCAGTACGAGGCCGCCACCGACCGCTACTCCCCGTACCGCAAGATGCTGGCCGCCCTCTGGCGGGAGAGCCCGGTGCCCGGCCTGGAACCCGGCCGGCGGCTGGCCACCATGGCCTCGCTGCTGCACGTCGACACCGACGGCGGCTCGCTCGCCGCCGCCCTGGTCGACCGGTCCGGCCTGGCGCCCGAGGAGTGGCTGCGCCGCTACCTGGACGCGTACCTGACGCCGCTGCTGCACGCCTTCTACGCCTACGACCTGGCGTTCATGCCGCACGGCGAGAACGTCATCCTCGTCCTCGACGACCGGGACACCGTCGAGCGGGTGATCTTCAAGGACATCGCCGAGGAGATCGTGGTGATGAGCGCCGACCGGCCGCTGCCGCCGGCGGTCGAGCGGATCCGCGCCGACGTCCCGGAGGACATGAAGCTCCTGTCCATCTTCACCGACGTCGTGGACTGCTTCCTGCGGCACCTGGCCGCCGTCCTGGTCGAGGCCGGGACGCTCACCGAGGAGGCCTTCTGGCGTACGGCCGCGGCCTGCGCCGCCGACTACCTGGACGGCGTCCCGCAGCTCGCCGAGCGCGCCCGCCGGTACGACCTGTTCGCCCCGGAGTTCGCGCTGTCCTGCCTCAACCGGCTCCAGCTGCGCGACAACCAGCAGATGGTCGACCTCGCCGACCCCTCGGCGGCACTGCAACTCGTCGGCACCCTGACCAACCCCCTCGCCCGGTACGCGCCCGAGGCGGTGAGACGCACGCGTATGTGA
- a CDS encoding anthrone oxygenase family protein encodes MTVLRTLSLLAATVTMGLMAGLFTAFAYAVVPGLARADDRTLVVAMQRINESILNGWFLVCFFGALVFTGVAAALHLGGGWRGVLPWIAAALLLYLVVLVVTFAANVPLNNALAQAGDSDRLTDLAAVRERFAPAWIRWNVLRAVASTAGFAVLTWALVVHGRISG; translated from the coding sequence ATGACCGTGTTGCGCACCCTGAGCCTGCTCGCCGCGACGGTGACCATGGGGCTGATGGCCGGCCTCTTCACCGCCTTCGCGTACGCCGTCGTGCCCGGCCTGGCCCGGGCCGACGACCGGACGTTGGTCGTCGCGATGCAGCGGATCAACGAGTCCATCCTGAACGGCTGGTTCCTCGTCTGCTTCTTCGGCGCGCTGGTGTTCACCGGCGTGGCGGCGGCCCTGCACCTGGGCGGCGGGTGGCGTGGCGTGCTGCCGTGGATCGCGGCGGCGCTGCTGCTCTACCTGGTCGTCCTGGTGGTCACCTTCGCGGCCAACGTGCCGCTGAACAACGCGCTGGCGCAGGCCGGCGACTCGGACCGGCTGACCGACCTGGCCGCGGTGCGGGAGCGGTTCGCGCCGGCCTGGATCCGATGGAACGTGCTCCGCGCGGTCGCCTCCACCGCCGGGTTCGCGGTGCTCACCTGGGCCCTCGTGGTGCACGGCAGGATCTCCGGCTGA
- a CDS encoding GNAT family N-acetyltransferase has protein sequence MQIREFAAQDWDQVWPIVEEVVRAQETFPYDPALTADAAYCMWVEAPPGRTAVAMDGERVLGTAKMGTNRPGPGSHVATASFMVAADARGRGVGTALCQDALAWARRQGYAGMQFNAVVETNRSAVDLYRREGFRVVGTVPGAFRHPTLGRVGLHVMYQEF, from the coding sequence GTGCAGATCCGGGAGTTCGCGGCGCAGGACTGGGACCAGGTGTGGCCGATCGTCGAGGAGGTGGTGCGGGCGCAGGAGACGTTCCCGTACGACCCGGCGCTGACCGCCGACGCGGCGTACTGCATGTGGGTGGAGGCGCCGCCCGGGCGGACGGCGGTGGCGATGGACGGCGAACGGGTCCTCGGCACCGCGAAGATGGGCACGAACCGTCCCGGACCCGGGTCGCACGTCGCCACCGCGAGTTTCATGGTGGCGGCGGACGCGCGAGGCCGGGGTGTCGGCACCGCGCTGTGCCAGGACGCCCTGGCCTGGGCTCGCCGGCAGGGCTACGCCGGCATGCAGTTCAACGCGGTCGTCGAGACCAACCGGTCGGCCGTCGACCTGTACCGGCGGGAGGGCTTCCGCGTCGTCGGCACGGTGCCCGGCGCGTTCCGCCACCCGACCCTCGGCCGGGTGGGCCTGCACGTCATGTACCAGGAGTTCTGA
- a CDS encoding aminoglycoside phosphotransferase family protein, giving the protein MNVVSPTQRAITSEDVSRLIRASFGPAAAVADCGPLHGGGFAAVWWVRLDDDRRVVLKVAPPDALRLLRYERGLCAAEDRYFRLVADRAPRVPVPPVLHHGVDPAYGEWLVTGLLPGRSLADLAADGVADGPARYDLGGALAALHRVTGDRFGYEGDRPSGSTWREAYAAMVDALLADAADWNVRLPVPPERVRALVRRHGPLLDAVRRPALLHFDCWDGNVLAAPAPDGRLRLSGLVDGERYLYGDPLMDLVSPLLGRRAEDEPDHQTLRGYRTAEPFDLDGAARRRLSLYRLYLYLLMTVEMPSRGMNPESHPDRAALLDAELAALGRA; this is encoded by the coding sequence GTGAACGTGGTCAGCCCGACCCAACGCGCGATCACGTCCGAGGACGTGTCCCGGCTGATCCGCGCCTCGTTCGGGCCGGCCGCGGCGGTCGCCGACTGCGGGCCGCTTCACGGTGGCGGGTTCGCCGCCGTCTGGTGGGTACGCCTCGACGACGACCGCCGGGTGGTGCTGAAGGTCGCCCCGCCGGACGCGCTGCGGCTGCTCCGCTACGAGCGGGGCCTGTGCGCGGCGGAGGACCGCTACTTCCGCCTGGTGGCCGACCGCGCCCCGCGGGTGCCGGTGCCACCCGTGCTGCATCACGGCGTCGACCCGGCGTACGGCGAATGGTTGGTCACCGGCCTGCTGCCCGGCCGCTCGCTGGCCGACCTGGCGGCCGACGGGGTGGCCGACGGCCCGGCGCGGTACGACCTCGGCGGGGCGCTCGCCGCGCTGCACCGGGTGACCGGCGACCGGTTCGGCTACGAGGGCGACCGTCCGTCCGGGTCGACCTGGCGGGAGGCGTACGCCGCGATGGTGGACGCGCTGCTCGCCGACGCGGCCGACTGGAACGTCCGGCTGCCGGTCCCGCCGGAGCGGGTCCGTGCCCTGGTCCGGCGGCACGGCCCGCTGCTCGACGCGGTACGCCGGCCGGCGCTGCTGCACTTCGACTGCTGGGACGGCAACGTCCTCGCCGCGCCCGCCCCGGACGGCCGGCTGCGGCTGAGCGGGCTGGTCGACGGGGAGCGGTACCTGTACGGCGACCCGCTGATGGACCTGGTCTCCCCGCTGCTGGGGCGCCGGGCGGAGGACGAGCCCGACCATCAGACGCTGCGCGGCTACCGGACCGCCGAGCCGTTCGACCTGGACGGCGCCGCCCGCCGCCGGCTCAGCCTCTACCGGCTGTACCTCTACCTGTTGATGACGGTGGAGATGCCGAGCCGGGGCATGAACCCGGAGAGCCACCCGGACCGGGCCGCGCTGCTCGACGCGGAACTCGCCGCGCTCGGCCGGGCCTGA
- a CDS encoding DUF4132 domain-containing protein: protein MTTLSFYPERVAAVRHHADGDDVAALVAELAEIARLNGGHWGHDGRKVTDVLDALPDDRRARLATALVDHLEESDPGDGASLTALLTILVRHLGPLVSLADARRLLDLAARQWTWWPADQLGVLARLVYKADGTLPGALVGVLRRTVLTGYQSTGALKDLVGKIREPLLNPGEAWADRLLAELPGLGDGGPDLVSHALTATAARPTARWERQAGALLDRVGADTYRDAALGWLALVGRPRTAPVQPSLYGYDVAQAYDPHNATALRGLVWLVALAADRARGGSPDADTARELGRLVETSLRKVPGLGPRNPKVANAAVYALARLDGEHALAQIARLTSRVTYKGTLKELNAALDRRAAALGLSRAEVEELAVPTYGLTAVGRRTETFGAATAELVVRGGAVALRWCNAAGRPVRTAPAAVRRDHPDELRELKAAVKDVEKMLAAQAERLDRQFLARRRWRYDAWRSRYLDHVLVGTLGRRLVWQVDGVPCGYADGALRTVDDTRLTPADDAEVTLWHPIGRDVAEVLGWREWLERHAVVQPFKQAHREVYLLTAAEERTGVYSNRFAAHVLRQHQFHALAAVRGWRNRLRLMVDDTYPPASRELPEWGLRAEYWVEGAGDEYGVDSTDSGAYLRVVTDQVRFYPLDAPENNAHAGGGGYEQWLRPGAGPVAPLPLDQIPPLVLSEVMRDVDLFVGVASIGNDPTWQDGGPAGRYREYWQSYGFGELSATAETRRDLLGRLVPRLAIADRCRVEGRFLVVRGDLRGYQIHLGSGNILMTPNDEYLCIVPQQSAAAGTGEVFLPFEGDRMLGVILSKAMLLARDTEITDPTILSQLRRR, encoded by the coding sequence ATGACCACGTTGTCGTTCTACCCGGAGCGGGTCGCCGCCGTCCGCCACCACGCGGACGGCGACGACGTCGCCGCGCTCGTCGCGGAACTGGCCGAGATCGCCCGGCTCAACGGCGGCCACTGGGGTCACGACGGCCGCAAGGTGACCGACGTGCTCGACGCGCTGCCCGACGACCGGCGTGCCCGGCTCGCCACCGCACTGGTCGACCACCTCGAGGAGTCCGATCCGGGCGACGGGGCGTCGCTGACCGCCCTGCTGACGATCCTGGTCCGGCACCTCGGCCCGCTCGTCTCCCTCGCCGACGCGCGGCGACTGCTCGACCTGGCCGCGCGGCAGTGGACGTGGTGGCCGGCCGACCAGCTCGGCGTGCTCGCCCGGCTGGTGTACAAGGCCGACGGGACGTTGCCGGGTGCCCTCGTCGGCGTGCTGCGCCGGACCGTGCTGACGGGCTACCAGAGCACCGGCGCGCTCAAGGACCTCGTCGGCAAAATCCGCGAGCCGCTGCTCAACCCCGGCGAGGCGTGGGCCGACCGGTTGCTGGCCGAGCTGCCCGGGCTCGGCGACGGCGGGCCGGACCTCGTGTCCCACGCGCTGACCGCGACGGCCGCCCGGCCCACCGCCCGCTGGGAGCGGCAGGCCGGCGCGCTGCTCGACCGGGTCGGCGCCGATACCTACCGGGACGCCGCGCTCGGCTGGCTGGCCCTGGTCGGTCGGCCCCGCACCGCGCCGGTGCAGCCGAGCCTCTACGGCTACGACGTCGCCCAGGCGTACGACCCGCACAACGCGACCGCCCTGCGTGGGCTCGTCTGGCTGGTCGCCCTCGCCGCCGACCGGGCCCGCGGCGGTAGCCCGGACGCCGACACCGCGCGCGAGCTGGGCCGGCTGGTGGAGACCTCGCTGCGCAAGGTGCCCGGGCTGGGTCCGCGCAACCCGAAGGTCGCCAACGCCGCCGTCTACGCGCTCGCCCGGCTCGACGGCGAGCACGCCCTGGCCCAGATCGCCCGGCTCACCTCCCGGGTCACCTACAAGGGCACCCTGAAGGAACTCAACGCGGCGCTCGACCGGCGGGCGGCCGCCCTCGGCCTGTCCCGCGCCGAGGTCGAGGAGCTGGCCGTGCCCACGTACGGCCTCACCGCCGTCGGGCGGCGGACGGAGACGTTCGGCGCGGCCACCGCGGAGCTGGTGGTGCGGGGTGGCGCGGTCGCCCTCCGCTGGTGCAACGCCGCCGGCCGTCCGGTGCGGACGGCGCCGGCCGCGGTGCGCCGCGACCATCCGGACGAGCTGCGGGAGCTCAAGGCGGCGGTCAAGGACGTCGAGAAGATGCTGGCCGCGCAGGCCGAACGGCTGGACCGTCAGTTCCTCGCGCGGCGGCGGTGGCGGTACGACGCGTGGCGGTCGCGCTACCTGGACCACGTGCTCGTCGGCACGCTCGGGCGACGGCTGGTCTGGCAGGTCGACGGGGTGCCGTGCGGGTACGCCGACGGCGCCCTGCGTACCGTCGACGACACGCGGCTCACGCCGGCCGACGACGCCGAGGTGACGCTCTGGCACCCCATCGGCCGGGACGTCGCCGAGGTGCTGGGCTGGCGTGAGTGGCTGGAGCGGCACGCCGTCGTGCAGCCGTTCAAGCAGGCACACCGGGAGGTCTACCTGCTGACCGCGGCCGAGGAGCGCACCGGTGTCTACTCCAACCGGTTCGCCGCCCACGTGCTGCGTCAGCACCAGTTCCACGCGCTGGCGGCGGTGCGCGGCTGGCGCAACCGGCTACGGCTGATGGTCGACGACACCTACCCGCCGGCCAGCCGGGAGCTGCCCGAATGGGGGCTGCGTGCCGAGTACTGGGTCGAGGGCGCCGGCGACGAGTACGGCGTCGACAGCACCGACTCGGGCGCCTACCTGCGGGTGGTGACCGACCAGGTGCGCTTCTACCCGCTGGACGCTCCGGAGAACAACGCGCACGCCGGCGGTGGCGGCTACGAGCAGTGGCTCCGGCCGGGGGCCGGTCCGGTCGCACCGCTGCCGCTGGACCAGATCCCGCCGCTGGTGTTGAGCGAGGTGATGCGCGACGTCGACCTGTTCGTCGGGGTGGCCAGCATCGGCAACGACCCGACGTGGCAGGACGGCGGTCCGGCCGGGCGCTACCGGGAGTACTGGCAGTCGTACGGCTTCGGTGAGCTGTCCGCCACCGCGGAGACCCGCCGAGACCTGCTGGGCCGGCTCGTGCCCCGGCTGGCCATCGCCGACCGGTGCCGGGTGGAGGGACGTTTTCTGGTGGTCCGGGGCGACCTGCGCGGCTACCAGATCCATCTCGGGTCGGGGAACATCCTGATGACCCCCAACGACGAGTACCTCTGCATCGTGCCGCAGCAGTCGGCGGCCGCCGGGACCGGTGAGGTGTTCCTGCCGTTCGAGGGCGACCGGATGCTCGGTGTCATCCTCAGCAAGGCGATGCTGCTCGCCCGGGACACCGAGATCACCGACCCGACGATCCTCTCCCAGCTGCGCCGCCGGTGA
- a CDS encoding GNAT family protein, protein MFALPLTTDVELRPLDPWRADEFLANLDRAREHIAPWVSPSFVATDLASARAVLQRYADRWARDAGGIWGLWWQGTLVGGVMLVSFDTTQGVCEVGCWLEPAAEGRGMVSRAVRRIVDWAVRERGIQRIEWRTKPDNLRSIALARRLGLRHDGTLRQVYPGPAGRIDIEVWSVLADEWRARSDAGEHPVE, encoded by the coding sequence GTGTTCGCGCTACCCCTGACCACCGACGTCGAACTGCGTCCGCTCGACCCCTGGCGGGCCGACGAGTTCCTCGCCAACCTCGACCGGGCCCGCGAGCACATCGCGCCCTGGGTCTCGCCGTCCTTCGTGGCCACCGACCTGGCGTCCGCCCGGGCGGTGCTCCAGCGCTACGCCGACCGCTGGGCCCGCGACGCGGGCGGCATCTGGGGGCTGTGGTGGCAGGGCACTCTGGTCGGCGGGGTCATGCTCGTCTCGTTCGACACCACCCAGGGCGTCTGTGAGGTGGGCTGCTGGCTGGAGCCGGCCGCCGAGGGGCGGGGCATGGTCTCCCGCGCGGTGCGCCGGATCGTCGACTGGGCGGTGCGGGAGCGCGGCATCCAGCGAATCGAGTGGCGGACGAAGCCGGACAACCTACGCAGCATCGCCCTGGCGCGGCGGCTCGGCCTGCGCCACGACGGCACGCTCCGGCAGGTCTACCCCGGCCCGGCCGGACGGATCGACATCGAGGTCTGGTCGGTGCTGGCCGACGAGTGGCGGGCCCGCTCAGACGCCGGCGAGCACCCCGTCGAGTGA
- a CDS encoding TOPRIM nucleotidyl transferase/hydrolase domain-containing protein: MLLEAIAGLDARTVVLVEGVSDQAAVETLAVRRGRDLAAEGVRVLPMGGVTNVGHYLDRLGPAGRGLRLAGLYDHAEEGFVRRGLERAGLGAELSRDAMAGLGFHVCVADLEDELIRAVGVDGVQEVLAAQGELRSFRLFQRQPAQQERALPAQLRRFLGTRSGRKSAYARLLVEALDLDRVPRSLDGVLAGV; encoded by the coding sequence GTGTTGCTGGAGGCGATCGCCGGGCTGGACGCGCGGACGGTGGTGCTGGTCGAGGGGGTGAGCGACCAGGCGGCCGTCGAGACGCTCGCCGTCCGGCGTGGCCGGGACCTGGCCGCGGAGGGCGTGCGGGTGCTGCCGATGGGCGGCGTCACCAACGTCGGCCACTACCTCGACCGGCTCGGCCCGGCCGGGCGGGGGCTGCGGCTCGCCGGTCTCTACGACCACGCCGAGGAGGGCTTCGTCCGGCGTGGCCTCGAACGGGCCGGCCTCGGCGCGGAGCTGTCCCGGGACGCGATGGCCGGCCTGGGATTCCACGTCTGCGTCGCCGACCTCGAGGACGAGCTGATCCGGGCGGTCGGCGTCGACGGGGTGCAGGAGGTCCTGGCCGCCCAGGGTGAGCTGCGCTCGTTCCGGCTCTTCCAGCGGCAGCCGGCCCAGCAGGAGCGCGCCCTCCCGGCCCAGCTGCGCCGCTTCCTGGGCACCCGGTCCGGGCGCAAGAGCGCGTACGCCCGGCTGCTGGTCGAGGCGCTGGACCTGGACCGGGTGCCGCGGTCACTCGACGGGGTGCTCGCCGGCGTCTGA
- a CDS encoding RNA ligase family protein: MSSIDLRTVDLKAINSMTKYPSIPTYHRLDPRNGGLLEECVEFTGPVTLTEKIDGTNGRIVVLPDGSYLIGSREELLYARGDLIGNPALGIVDALRPVAETVGAAAADERLTVFYLEVYGGKVTAASRNYTGSRQVGHRLFDVAVLDEPAALLDWPAERIAAWRDGGGQRFLSEDDLLGRASVLGLATVPRLDTVAADDLPREVEKMHAYLTDRSPRTLVPLDGPAGAAEGIVLRSADRSVIAKARFQDYERTLKRRTSRR, from the coding sequence GTGTCCAGCATCGACCTCCGTACGGTCGACCTCAAGGCGATCAACTCGATGACCAAGTACCCGTCGATCCCGACGTACCACCGCCTCGACCCTCGCAACGGAGGGCTGCTCGAGGAGTGCGTCGAGTTCACCGGGCCGGTCACCCTCACCGAGAAGATCGACGGGACGAACGGCCGGATCGTCGTGCTGCCTGACGGGTCGTACCTCATCGGGAGCCGGGAGGAACTGCTGTACGCCCGGGGCGATCTGATCGGCAACCCGGCGCTCGGCATCGTCGACGCGCTGCGTCCGGTGGCCGAGACCGTGGGCGCGGCCGCGGCGGACGAGCGACTCACCGTCTTCTACCTCGAGGTCTACGGCGGCAAGGTGACCGCGGCGTCGCGCAACTACACCGGCAGCCGACAGGTGGGCCACCGGCTCTTCGACGTGGCGGTGCTCGACGAGCCGGCGGCCCTGCTCGACTGGCCGGCCGAGCGCATCGCCGCCTGGCGGGACGGCGGCGGCCAGCGGTTCCTGTCGGAGGACGACCTGCTCGGGCGGGCCTCCGTCCTCGGACTGGCGACCGTGCCCCGGCTGGACACCGTCGCCGCCGACGATCTGCCGCGCGAGGTCGAGAAGATGCACGCGTACCTCACCGACCGGTCGCCCCGAACCCTGGTCCCGCTGGACGGCCCGGCCGGCGCCGCCGAGGGGATCGTGCTCCGCTCGGCGGACCGGTCGGTGATCGCGAAGGCCCGGTTCCAGGACTACGAGCGCACCCTGAAGCGTCGGACCAGCCGGCGCTGA